The following are encoded in a window of Pristis pectinata isolate sPriPec2 chromosome 1, sPriPec2.1.pri, whole genome shotgun sequence genomic DNA:
- the tmem37 gene encoding voltage-dependent calcium channel gamma-like subunit gives MKADLLQTNDGTHDKHTLTKVKMSVNKQNENLLKVQGPLCSKTVRSIPYVFIRSLIILCTAIAVVLSSISVCHDYWLFVDKKIFGLWHFCTLELDLKAQCTTEISVAEIVDLYTGLVFTRITASLAVVLAIFGLEMLITSQLCQDAYARRKWAFGSGLTLLSSFMTSIGMLTFVIQLRNFITFTGFSLAFWFEVIATCLFYLSSISGLQIYSMTSSAKDSLTDV, from the exons ACTAATGATGGAACACATGACAAGCATACACTAACAAAGGTGAAGATGTCTGTgaataaacaaaatgaaaacttgcttaag GTTCAGGGCCCCCTGTGCAGCAAGACTGTAAGATCAATACCATATGTGTTCATCAGGAGTCTTATCATTCTCTGCACAGCAATAGCAGTTGTTTTATCATCCATTTCTGTGTGCCATGATTATTGGCTGTTTGTAGACAAGAAGATATTTGGACTCTGGCATTTCTGCACTTTAGAACTTGACCTCAAGGCTCAGTGTACAACTGAAATCAGTGTTGCTGAGATTGTTGATTTATACACTGGCCTAGTTTTCACGAGGATCACCGCAAGTCTTGCTGTGGTACTAGCAATATTTGGTTTGGAGATGCTAATCACTTCTCAGCTTTGTCAAGATGCCTACGCCAGGCGCAAGTGGGCATTTGGCTCGGGACTGACTTTATTATCTTCCTTCATGACATCTATTGGCATGTTGACCTTTGTCATTCAGTTACGGAACTTTATTACGTTCACTGGTTTCAGTTTAGCGTTCTGGTTTGAAGTCATTGCCACTTGCCTTTTTTACCTCAGCAGTATTAGTGGTCTTCAAATTTACAGCATGACATCCTCAGCTAAGGATAGTTTAACAGATGTATAA